Within the Bacteroidota bacterium genome, the region CGGGCCAATATCTGTACCAGAATCAGTTCAACGCTGCAATGGATCTCCTCGGTCGTGCGCTCTCTGTTGATCCGCGGAACTCCAAGGCACATCATTTCCTCGGCATTGCCCTTATGATGTCGGGAAGATTCGACGAAGCAACGCGTGAATTTGACACCGCCCTGCGAATATATCCGGAGTATCTGGATGCGAGAATCGGTTTGGCGCAGGTTGCAGCCAGCCGCGGGGACTCCTCAAGCGCAATCATCCAACTTGAAACCATCATGAACGAGCATCCTGAATATCCGAAAGTCTATCAGGCGCTCGCTGACGTGTACGCAAAATTCCGTCTCGACAACGGGAAGGAGCGTCTGTACGTTCAGCGCTATCAGGAGCTTATGAATTCGAAGCAGAAATCAACCGGAGGGGGAAAGTAGTTCGTGTCAAAGATCGTCAAGATTGTTGCAGCCTTCGTTGCTGTGCTTGTTCTTGCTGCTGCCGCACATCTGTACAATATCTTCTACGGTGAAAACACGTTTGCCGGACTTGAAAAGAGAAACATGTACGTGATGAAAGGGCAGACGTGGGACCAGGTTGTTGATTCGTTGGAATCCCAAGGTATCATACGCAACAGGGAATGGTTCGATTTTGTCGTCAGAGTCTTGAACAAGGGGAAGCAGACGCATGTCGGCAAGTACGAGTTTACAAGCGGGATGTCGAATGTTGAACTGTACAACGCGATGCGGACGGGAAGCGGCATTGTTCCGATATCAGTCACGCTGCGGGAAGGCCGCCGCGCAATTGTGTTTGCCCGGGCGTTTCACAGGATGTTGGGGTCTGACACCGTTCGCTTCATGAACCTTGTGCAGGATGCGGCGTTTGCGCGTTCCCTTGGTGTCGATGCAAGTACGCTCGAAGGCTACCTCTCGCCAAATACGTATCGCTTCAACTGGCAGGCTGATGAAGAGGATATCATCAAGCGACTTGTACAGCAGACGCTCAGCGTGTTCAATGACTCTCTTCTTGAGCGATCTCGCGAACTCAGAATGTCTGTTCACCAGGTTCTTACGCTTGCATCAATCATCGAGGGGGAGGCATTTCTTGACGAAGAGCGGGCCACGATATCCGGCGTCTATCACAACAGGCTGCGCAAAGGGATGAAACTTGAGGCAGATCCAACGATTCAGTTCATTATTCCGGACGGGCCGCGTCGATTGTTGTACAGGGATTTGCAAGTGAGAAATCCTTACAACACATACCTGAACTACGGATTGCCCCCCGGACCAATCAGCAATCCACGAAGGGCTTCCATTGTTGCCGCCTTGTTTCCTGAGAGTCATGACTATCTTTTTTTTGTGTCCAACGGACGAGGCGGACAT harbors:
- the mltG gene encoding endolytic transglycosylase MltG, translated to MSKIVKIVAAFVAVLVLAAAAHLYNIFYGENTFAGLEKRNMYVMKGQTWDQVVDSLESQGIIRNREWFDFVVRVLNKGKQTHVGKYEFTSGMSNVELYNAMRTGSGIVPISVTLREGRRAIVFARAFHRMLGSDTVRFMNLVQDAAFARSLGVDASTLEGYLSPNTYRFNWQADEEDIIKRLVQQTLSVFNDSLLERSRELRMSVHQVLTLASIIEGEAFLDEERATISGVYHNRLRKGMKLEADPTIQFIIPDGPRRLLYRDLQVRNPYNTYLNYGLPPGPISNPRRASIVAALFPESHDYLFFVSNGRGGHWFAKNYADHLSYVRRFRRERAEQLRNQQSG